A DNA window from Burkholderia sp. HI2500 contains the following coding sequences:
- a CDS encoding DNA-binding protein, which produces MSSRRINSAAVVGVLATGTHTAREIAAELQTSTAFVQCFLDTLFYAGRIRIDRRVTTDTAYELTPVAAPRAPLDTPSAGPRLAPNLKSTLAGYDREISRRVELAMSTRAR; this is translated from the coding sequence ATGTCTAGCCGCCGCATCAACAGCGCAGCCGTGGTCGGCGTCCTCGCAACCGGGACGCACACCGCGCGCGAGATAGCGGCCGAACTCCAGACGTCGACGGCGTTCGTGCAGTGCTTCCTCGACACGCTGTTCTACGCCGGCCGCATCCGGATCGATCGGCGCGTCACGACGGACACGGCGTACGAGCTGACACCGGTAGCCGCACCGCGCGCGCCACTCGACACGCCGTCCGCCGGGCCGCGTCTCGCACCAAACCTGAAATCCACGCTCGCCGGCTACGATCGCGAGATCAGCCGCCGTGTCGAGCTTGCTATGTCCACGAGGGCACGATGA
- a CDS encoding Lar family restriction alleviation protein, which produces MTEPILKPCPFCGKQPYVAEELDPDAWWYVACQTPGCILPCAGGHTSIESAIAKWNSRATPDRDSIIEDVRDYLQCVVDQSMSRNNSLSLAAELIDAIDAAFKTAPNGEKG; this is translated from the coding sequence ATGACTGAACCGATTCTGAAGCCGTGCCCGTTCTGCGGCAAACAGCCATACGTGGCCGAAGAGTTAGATCCTGACGCCTGGTGGTACGTAGCTTGTCAGACGCCGGGATGCATCTTGCCTTGCGCCGGTGGTCACACGTCCATTGAATCGGCGATCGCCAAATGGAACAGCCGCGCCACGCCCGACAGGGATTCGATCATCGAGGATGTGCGTGACTATTTGCAATGCGTGGTTGATCAGTCGATGTCGAGAAACAATTCACTGAGCTTGGCGGCTGAACTGATCGACGCCATTGATGCGGCTTTCAAGACCGCTCCCAATGGAGAGAAGGGATGA
- a CDS encoding HNH endonuclease signature motif containing protein, translating into MCRSITRERVAERLTYDANTGQLIWKSAAKNKAHVIGKPAGRVEANGYRHVKVDGVLYASHRLIWLLIHGEWPKGMIDHIDGDRLNNRISNLRDVDAKGNGANRTRVRKDSKCGEFGVFEQRSRWYAYAYRNGRKISLGGYSDKASAVAARAAFKKSEGENHV; encoded by the coding sequence ATGTGTAGATCCATCACTCGTGAGCGCGTCGCAGAACGTCTCACGTACGACGCCAACACCGGGCAATTGATCTGGAAGTCGGCCGCCAAGAACAAGGCGCACGTGATCGGAAAGCCTGCAGGACGCGTTGAAGCCAACGGCTACCGCCATGTGAAGGTCGATGGCGTGCTGTACGCATCGCACCGGCTGATCTGGCTGCTGATCCATGGCGAATGGCCGAAAGGGATGATCGATCATATCGACGGAGACCGGCTCAATAACCGCATTTCCAACCTGCGCGACGTCGATGCGAAGGGCAACGGCGCAAATCGCACGAGGGTGCGTAAGGACTCGAAGTGCGGTGAGTTCGGCGTCTTCGAGCAGCGCTCACGCTGGTACGCATATGCGTACCGAAACGGCCGAAAAATCAGTTTGGGCGGCTATTCCGATAAGGCGTCAGCAGTCGCCGCGCGGGCCGCTTTCAAGAAATCCGAAGGAGAAAACCATGTCTGA
- a CDS encoding aldose epimerase family protein, translated as MPTFQQHDIHELHAGPSLVRVAPQFGGRLLSWDVDGEPVIFWPDTADWSNLARVRGGNPLLFPFLGRHRVDGELGRWRDAAGVVRDLPMHGFARDLPFAAHPSADGAALSMTLDATDALRASYPFDFRFETTYRLADSHTLEVALTTTNRGDTPLPYYAGHHFYFALPHGERAETTLELPPTHRCAQQADGSISTPEPGEARYHLDNPDILDRVHCLDSVPATPVRIVMPGRRRTIEIALDVPGSIPWYAVTTWTEKPDSDFYCVEPWLGLPDAIHNGLGLRLLAPGATETATLRIRVLPLAG; from the coding sequence ATGCCGACCTTCCAGCAACACGACATTCACGAACTTCACGCCGGCCCGTCGCTCGTCCGGGTCGCTCCGCAATTCGGCGGCCGCCTGCTGTCATGGGATGTCGACGGCGAACCGGTGATCTTCTGGCCGGACACGGCCGACTGGAGCAACCTCGCACGCGTGCGCGGCGGCAACCCGCTGCTGTTCCCGTTCCTCGGCCGACACCGCGTCGACGGCGAACTCGGCCGCTGGCGCGACGCCGCCGGCGTGGTGCGCGACCTGCCGATGCACGGGTTCGCGCGCGACCTGCCGTTCGCCGCGCACCCGTCGGCCGATGGCGCCGCGCTGTCGATGACGCTCGACGCGACCGACGCGCTGCGCGCCAGTTACCCGTTCGACTTCCGGTTCGAAACGACCTACCGGCTGGCCGACTCGCACACGCTCGAAGTCGCGCTGACGACGACCAATCGCGGCGACACGCCGCTGCCCTACTACGCCGGCCACCATTTCTATTTCGCGCTGCCGCACGGCGAACGCGCCGAAACCACGCTCGAGCTGCCGCCCACGCATCGTTGCGCGCAGCAGGCCGACGGTTCGATCAGCACGCCCGAGCCGGGCGAAGCCCGCTATCACCTCGACAACCCGGACATCCTCGACCGCGTCCACTGCCTCGACAGCGTGCCGGCCACACCGGTGCGCATCGTGATGCCGGGCCGCCGCCGCACGATCGAGATCGCGCTCGACGTGCCGGGCTCGATCCCGTGGTACGCGGTCACGACCTGGACCGAAAAGCCGGATTCGGACTTCTATTGCGTCGAGCCGTGGCTCGGCCTGCCGGATGCGATCCACAACGGCCTCGGGCTGCGCCTGCTCGCGCCGGGCGCGACCGAAACGGCCACGCTGCGGATTCGCGTCCTTCCGCTCGCCGGCTGA
- a CDS encoding MATE family efflux transporter has product MSEAALPHGAGTAAVTHRRVLALAFPIVLANLTQPILGAVDTAVAGHLDGTQYLGGVALGGLFFNFVFWGFGFLRMGTTGLVAQAHGAGDAAGIRLNLLRALIVALALGAAVLALQVPLLSFALSALGGSDAVRTTALAYSHARIWSAPFALANYVVLGYLLGMQRVRLALVAQVFINAVNIGAVLLYVYGFGWGIAGIGAATATADACGFALGAWMLWRLRPRGLAPIAVRALADRVALKRLIVLNRDIFLRTLCLLGAFGWFAHLGAKQGDATLAANALLLNFQTFMAYGLDGFAHAAEALVGAAAGARDRRAFRQAVRVTLLWSALGALLFTLVYWAAGGWIVARLTDQAEIRETALRYLPWAALSPIVSVWGFLLDGVFIGATQTQSLMRAMVASFSIFVVATLAAVGTFGNHGLWFALLLFMAARGATLARYLPALLRHIGADTPVARA; this is encoded by the coding sequence ATGTCCGAAGCCGCGTTACCGCACGGGGCCGGCACGGCCGCCGTCACGCATCGGCGCGTCCTCGCGCTCGCGTTCCCGATCGTCCTCGCGAACCTGACCCAGCCGATCCTCGGTGCCGTCGACACGGCCGTCGCGGGCCACCTCGACGGCACGCAGTACCTGGGCGGCGTCGCGCTCGGCGGGCTGTTCTTCAATTTCGTGTTCTGGGGGTTCGGTTTCCTGCGGATGGGGACGACGGGCCTCGTCGCGCAGGCGCATGGCGCCGGCGACGCCGCCGGGATCCGCCTGAACCTGCTGCGCGCGTTGATCGTCGCGCTCGCACTCGGCGCCGCGGTACTGGCGCTGCAGGTGCCGCTGCTGTCATTTGCGCTGTCCGCGCTCGGCGGCAGCGACGCCGTCCGCACCACGGCGCTCGCCTACAGCCACGCGCGAATCTGGAGCGCCCCGTTCGCGCTCGCGAACTACGTCGTGCTCGGCTACCTGCTCGGCATGCAGCGCGTGCGGCTCGCGCTCGTCGCACAGGTGTTCATCAATGCGGTGAACATCGGCGCCGTGCTGCTCTACGTGTATGGCTTCGGCTGGGGTATTGCCGGCATCGGCGCCGCGACGGCCACCGCGGACGCATGCGGTTTCGCGCTCGGCGCATGGATGCTGTGGCGGCTGCGGCCGCGCGGCCTTGCGCCGATCGCGGTGCGCGCACTCGCCGACCGCGTCGCGCTCAAACGGCTGATCGTGCTCAATCGCGACATCTTCCTGCGCACGCTGTGCCTGCTCGGCGCATTCGGCTGGTTCGCGCACCTCGGTGCAAAACAGGGCGATGCGACGCTCGCGGCGAACGCGCTGCTGCTGAATTTCCAGACGTTCATGGCGTACGGCCTCGACGGCTTCGCACATGCGGCCGAGGCGCTCGTCGGCGCGGCGGCCGGCGCGCGCGACCGCCGCGCGTTCCGGCAGGCCGTACGCGTCACGCTGCTCTGGTCTGCGCTCGGCGCGCTGCTGTTCACGCTCGTGTACTGGGCCGCCGGCGGCTGGATCGTCGCGCGCCTGACCGACCAGGCCGAGATCCGCGAAACGGCGCTGCGCTACCTGCCGTGGGCCGCGCTTTCGCCGATCGTGTCGGTCTGGGGCTTCCTGCTCGACGGCGTGTTCATCGGCGCCACGCAGACGCAATCGCTGATGCGTGCGATGGTCGCGTCGTTCTCGATCTTCGTCGTGGCCACGCTCGCCGCCGTCGGCACGTTCGGCAATCACGGCCTCTGGTTCGCGCTGCTGCTGTTCATGGCCGCGCGCGGCGCGACGCTGGCGCGCTACCTGCCGGCGCTGTTGCGGCACATCGGCGCCGACACGCCCGTGGCCCGCGCCTGA
- a CDS encoding tyrosine-type recombinase/integrase — translation MWYLDVSAPGGQRIRRSAETKDKRAAQEYHDRLKADLWRQDKLGEVPDRIFEEAAMRFLKLCEGQRDYAGKLRHITYWGEQFVGRSIKSITGDDIFNALPTHRLIKGKPARPLEPGTLNRYMNTIRRMLNLCVEWEWIDRVPKLQRFEEPDVRVRWEPPAVIMAMINALRLPWMRDAAIVAVATGMRESELFGLRVSQLDLAQCNAWITHEGAKSKRARSVPLNEDAMSVLARRAQTATDLVFTRGYTRGDGPPKLIGQIDKRDFARACEAAGMVDFNWHDLRHTWASWHVQRGTPLMVLKELGGWETVAMVQKYAHLAPSHLAQHAGNVKFLSMSVEQEEKTPLSEAAQSLAA, via the coding sequence ATCTGGTATCTCGACGTCAGCGCGCCAGGCGGCCAAAGAATTCGCCGCTCTGCTGAAACAAAGGACAAGCGGGCAGCGCAGGAATACCACGACCGGCTGAAGGCTGATTTGTGGCGGCAGGACAAGCTCGGCGAAGTGCCAGACCGCATTTTCGAAGAGGCCGCCATGCGATTCCTGAAGCTCTGCGAGGGGCAACGCGACTACGCTGGGAAGCTCCGGCACATCACCTACTGGGGAGAGCAGTTCGTCGGTCGATCGATCAAGAGCATCACGGGCGACGACATCTTCAATGCGCTGCCGACCCATCGCTTGATCAAGGGAAAGCCGGCGCGGCCGCTTGAACCAGGCACGCTAAATCGGTACATGAACACCATTCGGCGCATGCTGAACCTGTGCGTCGAGTGGGAATGGATCGATCGTGTGCCGAAGCTCCAGCGGTTCGAGGAACCCGACGTGCGGGTGAGATGGGAGCCGCCGGCGGTAATCATGGCGATGATCAACGCGTTGCGCCTGCCATGGATGCGCGACGCGGCGATCGTGGCCGTGGCGACCGGGATGCGCGAGTCTGAGCTGTTCGGCCTGCGCGTCTCGCAGCTTGATCTCGCGCAGTGCAACGCGTGGATCACGCACGAGGGTGCGAAGTCGAAGCGCGCGCGGTCGGTGCCGCTCAACGAGGACGCGATGAGCGTCCTCGCGCGGCGGGCCCAGACGGCGACGGATCTCGTTTTCACGCGTGGGTACACACGCGGCGACGGGCCGCCCAAGCTGATCGGGCAGATCGACAAGCGGGACTTCGCGCGGGCATGCGAGGCGGCCGGGATGGTCGACTTCAACTGGCATGATCTGCGGCACACCTGGGCGAGCTGGCACGTGCAGCGCGGGACGCCGTTGATGGTGCTGAAGGAACTGGGCGGCTGGGAGACCGTTGCCATGGTGCAGAAGTACGCGCACCTCGCGCCGAGCCATCTGGCTCAGCACGCCGGCAACGTCAAGTTTCTGTCAATGTCGGTCGAGCAGGAAGAAAAAACGCCGCTGTCGGAAGCGGCGCAATCCCTTGCTGCATAA
- a CDS encoding acyl-CoA synthetase produces the protein MLPAADHYDDLLSRFAWDVPARYNIGVDVCDKWADGSGRLALIHETAQGDVFRITFDDLKNASNRLANSFARAGLRRGDRIGIFLAQGPETAVAHLAAYKLGAIAVPLFTLFGVDALEYRLANSEAAALVTDAAGYAKIAPLRARLPALHTVYCIGDDAPDTPDEPDQPGVLRYDAALAAETPDFVPADTAADDPAVIIYTSGTTGKPKGALHAHRVLLGHLPGVEMSQQCFPRDARLFWTPADWAWIGGLLDVLLPSWHHGVPVLARRFEKFDGDAAFALMARHGVTHAFLPPTALKLMRTVTAPRERYALSLKSVASGGESLGTELTAWGRDALGVTINEFYGQTECNMVLSSCAALFDAQPGAIGKAVPGHAVAIVDADGTPLPPGVEGRIAVRRPDPVMFLEYWRNADATRDKFAGDYLLTGDTGTIDADGFVRFVGRDDDVITSAGYRIGPGPIEDCLLTHPAVRMAAVVGVPDATRTEIVKAFVVLNPGHTGDEALVQALQAHVRTRLAAHEYPRAIAFVDSLPMTATGKIVRRALRDA, from the coding sequence ATGCTGCCCGCCGCCGACCACTACGACGACCTGCTCTCCCGCTTCGCGTGGGACGTTCCGGCACGTTACAACATCGGCGTGGATGTCTGCGACAAGTGGGCGGACGGCAGCGGACGCCTCGCGCTGATCCATGAAACGGCGCAAGGCGACGTTTTTCGGATCACGTTCGACGACTTGAAGAATGCTTCTAACCGGCTCGCGAACAGCTTTGCGCGCGCCGGCCTTCGGCGCGGCGACCGGATCGGCATCTTTCTCGCGCAGGGCCCCGAAACGGCCGTCGCGCACCTCGCCGCATACAAGCTCGGCGCAATCGCGGTGCCGCTCTTCACGTTGTTCGGCGTCGATGCGCTCGAATACCGGCTCGCGAACAGCGAGGCGGCTGCGCTCGTCACCGATGCGGCCGGCTACGCGAAAATCGCGCCGCTGCGCGCCCGGCTGCCGGCACTGCATACCGTCTACTGCATCGGCGACGATGCGCCCGATACGCCCGATGAGCCCGATCAGCCGGGCGTGCTGCGCTACGACGCGGCGCTCGCCGCCGAAACACCCGACTTCGTGCCGGCCGATACGGCCGCCGACGATCCGGCGGTCATCATCTATACGTCCGGCACGACGGGCAAACCCAAAGGCGCGCTGCACGCGCATCGCGTGTTGCTGGGCCACCTGCCGGGCGTCGAGATGTCGCAGCAGTGCTTCCCGCGCGACGCGCGCCTGTTCTGGACGCCCGCCGACTGGGCATGGATCGGCGGCCTGCTCGACGTGCTGCTGCCGTCGTGGCATCACGGCGTGCCGGTGCTTGCGCGCCGCTTCGAGAAATTCGACGGCGACGCGGCGTTCGCGCTGATGGCGCGGCACGGTGTCACCCATGCATTCCTGCCGCCCACCGCGCTGAAGCTGATGCGCACCGTCACGGCACCGCGCGAACGCTACGCGCTGTCGCTGAAATCCGTCGCGAGCGGCGGGGAATCGCTCGGCACCGAGCTGACGGCCTGGGGGCGCGACGCGCTCGGCGTGACGATCAACGAGTTCTACGGGCAGACCGAGTGCAACATGGTGCTGTCGTCGTGCGCGGCGCTGTTCGATGCGCAGCCCGGCGCGATCGGCAAGGCGGTGCCCGGCCATGCGGTCGCGATCGTCGACGCGGACGGCACGCCGCTGCCGCCCGGCGTCGAAGGGCGCATCGCGGTGCGCCGCCCCGATCCGGTGATGTTCCTCGAATACTGGCGCAACGCCGACGCGACGCGCGACAAGTTCGCCGGCGACTACCTGCTCACCGGCGACACGGGCACGATCGACGCCGACGGTTTCGTGCGCTTCGTCGGCCGCGACGACGACGTGATCACGAGCGCCGGCTACCGGATTGGCCCGGGCCCGATCGAGGACTGCCTGCTCACGCATCCGGCGGTGCGGATGGCCGCCGTCGTCGGCGTGCCCGACGCGACGCGCACCGAGATCGTCAAGGCGTTCGTGGTGCTGAATCCCGGCCACACCGGCGACGAGGCGCTCGTGCAGGCGCTGCAGGCACATGTGCGCACGCGCCTCGCCGCGCACGAGTATCCGCGCGCGATCGCGTTCGTCGACAGCCTGCCGATGACCGCGACCGGCAAGATCGTGCGCCGCGCGCTGCGCGACGCGTAG
- a CDS encoding peptidoglycan DD-metalloendopeptidase family protein, with protein sequence MFGTTTKRLFAAACAALLVACGSAPVGPGFYRVERGDTLYKIARDNRTSVSSIVRWNQMTNPDAIEVGQVLRVAPPPGTTTASTPSTTGTGSAGRARPAPSAPVESAVKPATSIALIWPAAGNVVRTFDGSKSKGIDIANSPGTPVVAAAPGVVVYAGNGLRGYGNLIILKHNADYLTAYAHNRALLVKEGQSVTQGQSIAEMGNSDSDRVALHFELRYGGRSIDPSRYLPAR encoded by the coding sequence ATGTTCGGAACAACAACGAAGCGACTCTTCGCAGCCGCCTGCGCCGCCCTGCTCGTCGCGTGCGGCTCCGCGCCCGTCGGCCCCGGGTTCTATCGCGTCGAACGCGGCGATACGCTCTACAAGATCGCGCGCGACAACCGCACGTCGGTATCGAGCATCGTGCGCTGGAACCAGATGACGAACCCCGATGCGATCGAAGTCGGCCAGGTGCTGCGCGTCGCGCCGCCGCCCGGCACGACCACGGCATCGACGCCGTCGACCACCGGCACCGGCAGTGCCGGCCGGGCCCGCCCCGCGCCTTCCGCGCCGGTCGAATCGGCCGTCAAGCCGGCCACGAGCATCGCGCTGATCTGGCCGGCAGCCGGCAATGTGGTCCGCACGTTCGACGGCTCGAAATCGAAGGGCATCGACATCGCGAATTCGCCGGGCACGCCGGTGGTCGCGGCTGCGCCCGGTGTGGTGGTCTATGCGGGTAACGGGCTGCGCGGCTACGGCAACCTGATCATCCTCAAGCACAACGCCGACTACCTGACCGCCTACGCGCACAACCGCGCGCTGCTGGTGAAGGAAGGCCAGTCGGTCACGCAAGGGCAATCGATCGCCGAGATGGGCAACAGCGACAGCGATCGCGTCGCGCTGCATTTCGAGTTGCGCTACGGCGGCCGATCGATCGACCCGTCACGCTACCTGCCGGCGCGCTGA
- a CDS encoding undecaprenyl-diphosphate phosphatase yields the protein MSLWFLVFLSVLQGVTELFPVSSLGHTLLVPALFGMHIDKHAPQLLPFLVALHLGTALALLWYFRARWIALISGFFAQLGGRKNDDGHLMWALIIGTIPTGIVGLLLEKRIERVFHDLRIVAVALIVNGVLLWLGDRIQRSRAHQAPEKMTFKQAFFVGLAQIGALIPGFSRSGLTMIAGNAAGLTAEKAAEFSFLLGTPIIFAAGVLELPKLFHARDQLADALLGGVLTAIAAYLSVRFLMRYFEGRGRLASFGVYCVIAGVFCLGWFMLHPQPV from the coding sequence GTGAGTCTCTGGTTTCTGGTATTCCTGAGCGTCCTGCAGGGCGTCACCGAACTCTTCCCCGTCAGCAGCCTTGGCCATACGCTGCTCGTGCCGGCGCTGTTCGGCATGCACATCGACAAGCACGCCCCGCAACTGCTGCCGTTCCTCGTCGCGCTGCACCTCGGCACCGCGCTGGCGCTGCTGTGGTATTTCCGCGCGCGCTGGATCGCGTTGATCAGCGGCTTCTTCGCGCAGCTCGGCGGCCGCAAGAACGACGACGGGCACCTGATGTGGGCGCTCATCATCGGTACGATCCCGACCGGCATCGTCGGGCTGCTCCTCGAGAAGCGCATCGAACGCGTGTTCCACGACCTGCGGATCGTCGCGGTCGCGCTGATCGTGAACGGCGTGCTGCTGTGGCTCGGCGATCGCATCCAGCGCAGCCGCGCGCATCAGGCTCCGGAGAAGATGACGTTCAAGCAGGCGTTCTTCGTGGGTCTCGCGCAGATCGGTGCGCTGATTCCGGGCTTCTCGCGCAGCGGGCTGACGATGATCGCCGGTAACGCCGCGGGGCTGACGGCGGAGAAGGCTGCGGAATTCTCGTTCCTGCTCGGTACGCCGATCATTTTCGCGGCGGGGGTGCTCGAGCTGCCGAAGCTGTTCCATGCGCGCGACCAGCTCGCCGATGCGCTGCTCGGCGGCGTGCTGACGGCGATCGCCGCGTACCTGAGCGTGCGGTTCCTGATGCGCTACTTCGAAGGGCGTGGCCGGCTGGCTTCGTTCGGCGTGTATTGCGTGATCGCCGGTGTGTTCTGCCTTGGCTGGTTCATGCTGCATCCGCAGCCGGTTTGA
- a CDS encoding DUF2288 domain-containing protein gives MSSDHHSDAGASPSPLYAKLLGETAKIDWCDLERFFAQGKLLSVARDLDLVSVAEAVADDDAEQVTRWLSAGLVVRMPAETAADYAARNPELWAVVVSPWVCVQERA, from the coding sequence ATGTCCTCTGATCACCACTCCGACGCGGGCGCGTCGCCCAGCCCGCTCTACGCCAAACTCCTCGGCGAAACCGCCAAGATCGACTGGTGCGATCTCGAACGCTTCTTCGCGCAGGGCAAGCTGCTGTCCGTGGCACGCGACCTCGATCTCGTCAGCGTCGCGGAAGCCGTTGCCGACGACGATGCCGAGCAGGTCACGCGCTGGCTGTCGGCGGGCCTCGTCGTACGCATGCCGGCCGAAACCGCTGCCGATTACGCGGCGCGCAACCCGGAGCTGTGGGCGGTCGTCGTCTCGCCTTGGGTCTGCGTGCAGGAACGCGCCTGA